A genomic stretch from Primulina huaijiensis isolate GDHJ02 chromosome 14, ASM1229523v2, whole genome shotgun sequence includes:
- the LOC140957820 gene encoding peptidyl-prolyl cis-trans isomerase 1-like, whose translation MVNPRVFFDMTVGGQPAGRIVMELYADVVPKTAENFRALCTGEKGVGKSGKPLHYKGSCFHRVIPSFMCQGGDFTAGNGTGGESIYGSKFADENFVKKHTGPGILSMANAGPGTNGSQFFICTEKTSWLDGKHVVFGQVVEGYDVVKAIEKVGSGGGRTSKPVVIADCGQL comes from the coding sequence ATGGTAAACCCTAGAGTTTTCTTCGATATGACCGTAGGCGGCCAACCTGCCGGCCGGATCGTGATGGAGCTCTACGCTGACGTCGTCCCTAAGACGGCCGAGAACTTCCGTGCGCTCTGCACCGGTGAGAAAGGCGTTGGGAAATCCGGAAAGCCACTCCACTACAAAGGTTCGTGTTTCCACCGCGTGATCCCTAGCTTCATGTGTCAGGGAGGCGATTTCACCGCCGGAAACGGCACGGGAGGTGAGTCGATCTACGGATCGAAGTTCGCCGATGAGAACTTCGTGAAGAAGCACACTGGACCAGGTATTCTGTCAATGGCGAATGCTGGACCTGGGACCAACGGTTCGCAGTTCTTCATCTGCACTGAGAAGACCTCGTGGCTCGATGGGAAGCACGTGGTGTTCGGGCAGGTCGTCGAAGGATACGACGTCGTGAAGGCGATCGAGAAGGTCGGATCCGGTGGGGGCAGGACTTCGAAGCCTGTGGTGATCGCTGACTGCGGTCAACTTTAG
- the LOC140958078 gene encoding uncharacterized protein → MSPTVAEELEELRKKVRVLEGKVGSRSSAQIVKGCPFSDIIVREPLLGHFKSAKIKDYDGSSDPEEHLTRFENMTMLHSYGYHIKCKVFLSTLVDSAQRWFEGLAPQSIHCFEDFQKAFLHQFSSSKKYKKTSFSLFEVRQGQDETLRAYIKRFNQISLEVTACAPDTKVTAFMQGLWEGDFFRSLTKKLPGNFEDLLSRAEKYINMEEAQNQKEKP, encoded by the coding sequence ATGTCTCCTACTGTGGCAGAGGAGTTGGAGGAATTAAGGAAGAAGGTAAGAGTGTTGGAGGGAAAAGTTGGTTCTAGAAGCAGTGCTCAAATTGTCAAGGGTTGTCCATTTTCCGAtatcattgtccgggaaccACTACTCGGGCATTTCAAATCAGCCAAAATTAAGGACTATGATGGGAGCTCTGACCCAGAAGAGCATCTCACTCGCTTTGAAAATATGACCATGTTGCATTCCTATGGATACCATATCAAGTGTAAAGTGTTTTTATCTACCCTGGTCGACTCTGCACAAAGGTGGTTCGAAGGGTTGGCACCACAGAGCATACATTGTTTCGAGGATTTTCAAAAGGCATTTTTGCATCAATTCAGCAGCAGCAAGAAATACAAAAAAACTTCATTTAGCCTTTTTGAAGTAAGGCAGGGCCAAGACGAAACTCTGAGAGCTTACATCAAGCGATTTAATCAAATATCTCTTGAGGTTACCGCGTGTGCTCCAGATACGAAAGTTACAGCTTTTATGCAAGGATTATGGGAGGGAGATTTTTTCCGATCCCTGACCAAGAAACTGCCCGGGAACTTTGAAGATCTCTTGTCCCGGGCggaaaaatacatcaacatggaggaagcGCAAAATCAAAAAGAGAAGCCTTGA
- the LOC140958079 gene encoding uncharacterized protein → MDLHEYQLEAVETALFGFAGHAVYPKGEITLPLTLGTGDLRKTMMIVFTVVDAPSSDNIILERPAMNEMRAVASTYNQKIKFPVRGRVGEVKGDQPSSRKCYGETVRVDQKKTRREGKGKESQGEVAREREVHFVVEEEQEVVEIEPGKHVRELAAVSPQVAEHKLNILPGSRPVKQKNRHFVPGKDKVIEEQMGELLWAGHIREVQFPTWLSNVVLVPKVTGKWRMCVDFRDLNKACPKDSDPLPRIEQLVDSTSRCELLSFLDAYQGYHQIPSLLKIKIKPVLSLPGAPSATLLFPWIEECWGHVSTLDESCLPETDRSEH, encoded by the exons ATGGATTTGCACGAATATCAGTTAGAAGCGGTTGAGACTGCCCTGTTTGGTTTTGCTGGACATGCCGTGTACCCTAAAGGGGAAATCACCCTGCCACTGACCTTGGGGACCGGGGACTTGAGGAAAACTATGATGATAGTCTTTACAGTGGTGGATGCCCCGTCCTCAGACAACATCATCTTGGAGAGGCCAGCTATGAATGAGATGAGAGCTGTGGCCTCCACTTataatcaaaaaattaaatttcctgTACGCGGACGGGTCGGAGAAGTCAAGGGAGATCAACCCTCTTCTCGGAAGTGCTATGGGGAGACTGTCCGGGTAGATCAGAAGAAGACGAGAAGGGAGGGGAAGGGAAAGGAGAGTCAAGGGGAGGTGGCCAGAGAAAGAGAAGTACATTTTGTGGTGGAAGAAGAGCAAGAAGTGGTGGAAATTGAGCCGGGAAAGCACGTCCGG GAATTAGCCGCGGTCTCACCCCAAGTAGCTGAgcataaattaaatatcctCCCAGGATCCCGGCCTGTGAAACAGAAGAATAGGCACTTCGTCCCTGGGAAAGATAAAGTAATTGAGGAGCAGATGGGAGAACTATTGTGGGCCGGCCACATCAGAGAAGTCCAATTTCCTACTTGGCTATCAAATGTGGTCCTCGTTCCAAAGGTCACGGGAAAGTGGAGAATGTGCGTCGATTTCAGGGACCTGAATAAAGCCTGCCCCAAAGACTCTGATCCACTCCCTCGGATTGAACAGCTGGTGGATTCAACCTCCAGATGCGAGTTATTGAGCTTTCTGGATGCTTATCAGGGGTACCACCAAATCCCCTCGCTcttgaagatcaagataaagccAGTTTTATCACTTCCGGGGGCACCTTCTGCTACGTTGTTATTCCCTTGGATTGAAGAATGCTGGGGCCACGTATCAACGcttgatgaatcatgtcttcCAGAAACAGATAGGTCAGAACATTGA